The proteins below are encoded in one region of Effusibacillus dendaii:
- a CDS encoding fatty acid--CoA ligase, whose product MILTTGFWNTVRNKPNKIGILDGDVQFTYGEFGHRVTRLAGALQEMGIQKGDRVGMLLLNSFHYLEILYASLVCGAIVVPLNVRLAPPEVSFMINDSGAKVLFFHREFVPVIQAVRQEMQTVNHYVLAAPQMTEGVDALSYEDLIDRLSVWQSVEIDEQDVAGIYYTGGTTGAPKGVMLTHKNLTVNAFQVGMNSEYNKDTVYLHAAPMFHLADGGSTFALTMLGGTHSHVRMYDTQKVLETIERDKVTHTLLVPTMINMLVNDPDLDQYDLSSLKRLAYGASPIPPEVLRKAMQVLNCEFGQGYGMTEASPLLTSLSAEHHVLDGDERDARRLSSCGLPVFQVRIKVVDPDGNPVPPGTVGEIVARAPNIMKGYWNRPEETAAVLKDGWYYTGDMATIDEDGFLYIVDRKKDMIITGGENVYSVEVENVIYTHPAVLEAAVIGIPDAKWGEAIKAVVVLKPGQSASEAELMAHCRLSLANYKVPKSVDFVDALPKSGAGKILKRTLRDQYWSTNGRQVN is encoded by the coding sequence ATGATCTTGACCACGGGCTTTTGGAATACGGTACGCAACAAACCGAATAAAATCGGCATACTTGACGGTGATGTGCAGTTCACATACGGCGAATTCGGGCATCGTGTGACGCGATTGGCGGGCGCCCTGCAGGAAATGGGAATTCAAAAAGGCGACCGGGTCGGCATGCTGCTCTTGAACAGCTTTCATTATCTTGAGATTCTGTACGCCAGTTTGGTTTGCGGAGCGATCGTGGTTCCGTTAAATGTGCGGTTGGCGCCGCCGGAAGTATCGTTTATGATCAACGATTCGGGCGCCAAAGTATTGTTCTTTCATCGTGAATTTGTACCCGTTATTCAGGCGGTGCGGCAAGAGATGCAAACGGTTAACCACTATGTACTGGCGGCACCGCAAATGACAGAAGGGGTGGATGCCTTATCCTATGAAGATCTGATCGATCGGCTGTCAGTCTGGCAGTCTGTCGAGATCGACGAGCAGGACGTGGCCGGGATTTATTATACAGGCGGCACCACCGGAGCGCCGAAAGGCGTGATGCTGACACACAAAAATCTGACTGTCAACGCATTCCAGGTCGGGATGAACTCCGAATACAATAAAGATACCGTCTATCTGCATGCAGCACCGATGTTCCATCTGGCGGACGGCGGCAGCACATTTGCTTTGACGATGCTTGGCGGCACCCATTCTCATGTTCGCATGTACGACACGCAGAAGGTGCTGGAAACTATTGAGCGAGACAAAGTCACACATACGTTATTGGTACCGACGATGATCAACATGCTGGTCAACGATCCCGATTTGGATCAATACGATTTGTCCTCGCTGAAACGGCTCGCGTACGGGGCGTCGCCGATTCCGCCGGAAGTGTTGCGCAAAGCGATGCAGGTTCTAAACTGCGAATTCGGTCAGGGATACGGTATGACAGAAGCGTCTCCGTTGCTTACCTCCCTGTCTGCGGAACATCACGTGCTGGATGGTGATGAACGGGATGCAAGACGCTTGTCGTCCTGCGGATTGCCCGTTTTTCAGGTGCGGATCAAGGTGGTCGATCCTGACGGAAATCCTGTTCCACCCGGCACAGTTGGCGAAATTGTTGCCAGAGCTCCCAACATCATGAAAGGATACTGGAACAGGCCGGAGGAAACGGCTGCCGTATTGAAGGATGGTTGGTATTATACGGGTGACATGGCAACGATAGATGAAGACGGTTTTCTTTACATTGTCGACCGCAAAAAAGACATGATCATTACCGGCGGGGAGAACGTCTACTCGGTGGAAGTAGAGAACGTCATTTACACCCACCCGGCTGTTTTAGAAGCGGCTGTCATTGGAATTCCGGACGCAAAATGGGGCGAAGCGATTAAAGCGGTCGTCGTCCTGAAACCGGGTCAATCGGCGAGTGAGGCAGAATTGATGGCGCACTGCCGGTTGTCGCTGGCCAATTACAAGGTTCCGAAATCGGTGGATTTTGTTGATGCATTGCCGAAGTCAGGGGCCGGCAAAATTCTCAAGCGGACACTCCGCGACCAATACTGGAGCACGAACGGACGACAGGTGAATTGA
- a CDS encoding acyl-CoA dehydrogenase family protein yields the protein MNRTIFKEEHQLFRKTLRQFLDKEVAPYYDQWEEDRLIPRSLWIKMGQQGYLCPTLDEAYGGASADWLYSVVISEEMSRIGGGLGGFGLHNDIVVPYIEAYGTDQQKQRWLPKCTTGEIITAIAMTEPGTGSDLARISTTAIRDGDHYVLNGQKTFITNGIQSDLVIVACKTDPKAVPAYKGVSLLVVERGMPGFTRGRKLNKIGLHSQDTAELIFEEVRVPTDNLIGREGQGFLYLMQKLQQERLVVAIGAMIGVEEMLNMTVDYVKTREAFGQPIRKFQNTQFKIVEMATEIEIGRVFVDQLIEEHMAGKDIVTKVSMAKWWTTELAKRVASQCLQLHGGYGYMEEYKIARRFRDTPVSAIFAGSNEIMKTIIAKNMGL from the coding sequence ATGAACCGTACGATTTTTAAGGAAGAACACCAACTGTTTCGCAAAACGCTCCGTCAGTTTCTGGACAAAGAAGTGGCGCCGTATTATGACCAGTGGGAGGAAGATCGGCTGATTCCCCGTTCTCTTTGGATCAAAATGGGCCAACAGGGATACCTCTGCCCGACACTTGATGAAGCGTATGGCGGTGCATCCGCAGATTGGCTGTATTCGGTGGTCATCTCGGAGGAAATGTCACGAATCGGCGGCGGCTTGGGAGGATTCGGTCTGCACAATGATATTGTCGTTCCCTACATCGAAGCATACGGAACGGATCAACAGAAACAGCGCTGGCTGCCGAAATGTACAACAGGCGAAATCATCACCGCGATTGCCATGACAGAGCCGGGAACCGGTTCTGATCTGGCCCGCATCAGTACCACCGCCATCCGGGACGGCGACCATTATGTACTGAACGGCCAGAAAACGTTCATTACAAACGGGATTCAGTCCGATCTGGTGATTGTCGCCTGCAAAACAGATCCGAAAGCAGTTCCGGCCTATAAAGGGGTCAGCTTGTTAGTGGTGGAACGCGGCATGCCCGGTTTTACGAGGGGCCGCAAATTGAACAAAATCGGGCTGCACAGCCAGGATACGGCAGAACTGATTTTTGAAGAAGTGCGGGTGCCGACCGACAATCTGATCGGCCGTGAAGGGCAAGGATTCCTATACCTGATGCAAAAACTGCAGCAGGAGCGGCTGGTGGTGGCCATTGGCGCGATGATTGGCGTGGAGGAAATGTTAAACATGACGGTCGATTATGTCAAAACGCGGGAAGCGTTCGGACAGCCGATCCGCAAGTTCCAAAACACACAGTTTAAAATCGTCGAAATGGCTACAGAAATCGAGATTGGGCGCGTGTTTGTCGATCAACTGATTGAAGAACATATGGCAGGCAAAGACATCGTCACCAAAGTGTCAATGGCCAAATGGTGGACCACAGAGCTTGCCAAGCGAGTCGCTTCCCAGTGTTTGCAACTGCATGGCGGTTACGGGTACATGGAAGAGTACAAAATCGCCAGAAGATTTCGCGACACGCCGGTCAGCGCCATTTTTGCCGGCAGCAACGAAATCATGAAAACGATCATCGCCAAAAATATGGGGTTGTAA
- a CDS encoding acetyl-CoA acetyltransferase yields the protein MRRKGIKDQVAVIGMGCTRFAEHWDKSVEDLLVEAAYEAFADAGVEPTDIEACWLGTFTSGLAGLTLSGPLKTQYLPVTRVENMCATGSEAFRNACYAVAAGAYDMVLAIGVEKLKDSGYSGLAVTGPDSDGTAPDITAPAAFSFLAPAYFNKYGLDSEQGKEVLARIAWKNHRNGSLNPKAQFRSEVPIESILKSPTVAAPLGIMDCSGVADGAAAAIIVRAEDAHKFRKDPMYVKALTIAAGPGDGRLRQDFDFTSIRENVWAAKDAYQQAGITEPRKQISMAEVHDCFTPTELVIYEDLGFSERGQAWRDVLNGVFDLEGELPVNPDGGLKSFGHPIGASGLRMLYEMWLQFQGKAGKRQLDNPKIGLTHNLGGFPWQCVSFISIVGKEIG from the coding sequence ATGAGACGCAAAGGAATCAAGGATCAGGTAGCTGTCATCGGCATGGGCTGCACCCGGTTTGCTGAACATTGGGACAAAAGCGTCGAAGATTTGCTGGTAGAGGCCGCATATGAAGCGTTTGCCGATGCGGGCGTCGAACCAACCGACATCGAAGCATGCTGGTTGGGCACATTCACATCCGGGCTTGCCGGATTGACATTGTCAGGTCCCTTGAAAACACAATACTTGCCGGTAACCCGGGTGGAAAACATGTGTGCGACCGGTTCCGAAGCGTTTCGCAACGCGTGCTATGCGGTGGCGGCGGGTGCTTACGATATGGTGTTGGCCATCGGCGTCGAAAAGCTAAAAGATTCCGGCTACAGCGGATTGGCGGTCACGGGCCCCGATTCGGACGGGACAGCACCTGACATTACGGCGCCTGCTGCCTTCTCGTTTTTGGCACCGGCCTATTTTAACAAGTACGGTTTGGATTCGGAGCAGGGCAAAGAGGTGTTGGCCCGTATCGCCTGGAAAAACCACCGGAATGGTTCACTCAATCCGAAAGCGCAGTTCCGCAGCGAGGTGCCGATCGAATCGATCCTGAAATCGCCGACGGTCGCTGCTCCGCTTGGGATTATGGACTGTTCGGGCGTGGCGGATGGTGCAGCGGCAGCGATTATCGTCCGCGCGGAGGATGCTCACAAATTCCGGAAAGACCCGATGTATGTGAAAGCGTTGACGATTGCCGCCGGGCCTGGGGACGGCAGACTGCGGCAGGATTTTGATTTTACTTCGATCCGGGAAAATGTGTGGGCCGCCAAAGATGCTTATCAACAGGCCGGTATTACGGAGCCGCGCAAACAGATCAGCATGGCGGAAGTACACGACTGCTTTACCCCGACCGAACTGGTGATTTATGAAGATCTTGGTTTCAGCGAACGGGGGCAGGCCTGGAGAGATGTGTTAAACGGTGTTTTTGATCTGGAGGGCGAACTGCCTGTCAACCCGGACGGCGGATTAAAATCGTTCGGTCATCCGATAGGTGCCAGCGGGCTTCGGATGCTGTATGAAATGTGGCTGCAATTTCAAGGCAAAGCCGGCAAACGGCAGCTCGACAATCCGAAAATCGGCCTGACGCACAATCTCGGCGGATTTCCCTGGCAGTGCGTATCGTTCATTTCGATCGTCGGCAAGGAAATCGGGTAG
- a CDS encoding OB-fold domain-containing protein, with the protein MVGLVSYGAYIPYNRLERKKIGQAFGDRPGKGEKAVANFDEDSVSLAVSAALDSLQGFETDSVDALYFATTSAPYLEKQSSATIASALDLQPEVRASDFGGSLRAASSAMIAAFDTVKAGATRVLVAAADCRLGAPQGQNEQLFGDGGAAFLIGQGPEVIAEVKSISSRTQEQIGNWRSQDDRFEKSWEDRFVQKVYAETVAQTVQTILVASGLQPADFAKLVITGPNPRAALAVANGLGFQPQQIQDELVDWVGMAGTAHAPMMLAAAMEQAQPGERILFVNFGEGCDAILFEVTDAIRNLSPRRAISGHLEPKDNHLEYNNYLKWKGILQTEPARRPETPRPSVPAMQRNYRQNLGFYGSKCLACGTPQFPKQRVCVQCQAVDQMVEYRFYGKSAKVATFTIDHLAATPAPPSVVAVVDFDGGGRVICEVTDVDPAEMKIGMELDMTFRRLYAAGSIHNYFWKAKPKRAVAGGQGANQAAQNPQSADESNKTKATEGVRS; encoded by the coding sequence ATGGTGGGATTGGTTTCCTATGGCGCCTATATACCCTATAACCGTCTGGAACGAAAAAAAATCGGCCAGGCGTTCGGCGATCGCCCCGGCAAAGGGGAGAAAGCGGTAGCCAACTTTGACGAAGACAGTGTATCGCTGGCTGTCAGCGCCGCGCTTGACAGCCTGCAGGGATTTGAAACCGATTCGGTGGACGCGCTGTATTTTGCCACCACGTCAGCGCCTTATCTGGAAAAACAGTCTTCCGCGACGATTGCGTCTGCGCTTGATCTGCAGCCGGAAGTCCGTGCATCCGATTTTGGCGGATCCTTGCGCGCCGCTTCTTCGGCGATGATTGCCGCTTTTGATACGGTAAAAGCAGGGGCAACCCGCGTACTGGTGGCAGCGGCAGATTGCCGGTTAGGCGCTCCGCAGGGCCAAAATGAGCAGTTGTTCGGGGACGGGGGAGCCGCATTTTTGATCGGGCAAGGCCCGGAAGTGATAGCGGAAGTCAAGTCGATCAGCAGCCGCACACAGGAACAAATCGGAAACTGGCGCAGTCAGGACGATCGGTTCGAAAAAAGCTGGGAAGACCGCTTCGTGCAAAAAGTGTATGCCGAAACTGTCGCACAGACGGTGCAAACGATTCTGGTGGCAAGCGGGCTGCAGCCAGCCGATTTTGCCAAACTGGTGATCACTGGCCCGAATCCGCGCGCTGCTTTGGCAGTGGCGAACGGACTCGGTTTTCAGCCGCAGCAGATTCAGGATGAGTTGGTAGATTGGGTGGGAATGGCCGGTACCGCTCATGCGCCGATGATGTTGGCTGCCGCAATGGAACAGGCGCAACCGGGTGAACGAATCCTGTTTGTGAATTTCGGCGAAGGATGCGATGCCATTCTGTTTGAAGTGACCGACGCGATCCGCAACCTGTCTCCCCGACGCGCGATCAGCGGTCATCTGGAGCCGAAAGACAACCATCTGGAATATAACAACTATCTGAAATGGAAAGGAATTCTGCAGACCGAACCGGCCAGACGACCGGAAACACCGCGTCCATCGGTACCGGCCATGCAGCGCAATTATCGTCAGAATCTGGGGTTTTACGGATCGAAATGTTTGGCCTGCGGGACGCCGCAGTTTCCGAAACAGCGGGTGTGTGTGCAGTGTCAGGCGGTCGACCAGATGGTCGAATACCGTTTTTACGGCAAATCGGCAAAGGTGGCTACGTTTACAATCGATCACCTGGCGGCCACTCCGGCGCCACCGAGCGTTGTTGCGGTAGTTGATTTTGACGGCGGCGGCCGGGTGATTTGCGAAGTGACAGATGTAGATCCTGCCGAAATGAAAATCGGCATGGAATTGGATATGACGTTCCGTCGTTTGTATGCGGCCGGCAGTATTCACAATTACTTCTGGAAGGCGAAACCAAAGCGCGCGGTTGCAGGCGGGCAAGGTGCCAACCAGGCAGCGCAAAATCCGCAATCTGCAGATGAGTCGAACAAAACGAAAGCAACAGAGGGGGTACGGTCATGA
- a CDS encoding AMP-binding enzyme: MYSVEVEQVLYGYPSVLEAAVIGVPHEVWGEMVAAVIVPKPGQTIDLEELQAFCRQSLAGYKIPRKLFLVDQIPRNASGKVLKYKLREELIEQPQVK, encoded by the coding sequence GTGTATTCGGTGGAAGTCGAGCAGGTGTTGTACGGGTATCCGTCCGTGCTGGAAGCAGCGGTAATCGGTGTGCCGCACGAAGTTTGGGGTGAAATGGTGGCGGCCGTCATTGTGCCAAAACCGGGCCAGACGATCGATCTGGAGGAATTGCAAGCGTTTTGCCGTCAGTCTCTGGCAGGCTACAAAATCCCTCGCAAACTTTTCCTTGTCGATCAAATTCCCCGCAACGCATCGGGGAAAGTGTTGAAATACAAACTGCGCGAGGAATTGATAGAACAGCCGCAGGTGAAGTAG
- a CDS encoding AMP-binding protein encodes MDIGSCLARNARRHPDKWALTCEGRDYTYGEFNRLVNRLSHGLIALGLQKGQKVSLMMKNSDYFAIAFFAAAKAGAVLVPVNFRLTATEVNYILDHSDSVMVVCDAEFANLIEEARSTVPADAHVIVVGQPAIEGQR; translated from the coding sequence ATGGACATCGGCAGTTGTTTGGCGAGAAATGCAAGACGGCACCCGGATAAATGGGCGCTGACCTGTGAAGGGCGCGATTACACGTACGGAGAGTTTAACCGGTTGGTGAACCGATTGTCGCACGGGTTGATAGCGCTCGGGCTGCAAAAAGGTCAAAAAGTGTCCCTGATGATGAAAAACTCGGATTATTTTGCAATCGCTTTCTTTGCGGCCGCCAAAGCGGGGGCGGTGCTGGTTCCGGTCAATTTTCGGCTAACCGCCACAGAAGTCAATTACATTCTCGATCATTCCGATTCCGTGATGGTGGTCTGTGATGCGGAATTTGCAAATTTGATTGAAGAGGCGCGATCAACGGTACCCGCCGACGCCCATGTGATCGTTGTCGGTCAACCGGCAATCGAGGGCCAGCGGTGA
- a CDS encoding BtrH N-terminal domain-containing protein, with the protein MRHIVNDFIHQAGVHCGSTALADVMRYNGFSLSEPICFGLACGLDFLYIESDTASPSRFFNGRTHTMEPVLFQNIGMDIHWQSGDEFPAAAIKQNLDKNIPVLALTDLHYLEYYNTKTHFSLHGIVIAGYDDERRVFFVADTERDGLQETSYDNLAHAMDSKEGSVPLANHWMAIEQIPAFDLVVSMQKAIVMNAKRMLQPPDQTSGLPALRSFASRMEKWDQLPDWKWVARFGYQVIEKRGTGGGAFRKMYATFLQEAEQLLKNESFRQLQPSVKMNQLSLKWTDLAMVLKEISESDQPDFTPAVSIAREIADSEQLFFENIELAFRA; encoded by the coding sequence ATGCGCCACATCGTTAACGATTTCATACATCAGGCGGGAGTCCATTGCGGTTCTACGGCGCTTGCCGACGTAATGCGATACAACGGATTTTCCTTGTCGGAACCGATCTGTTTTGGGCTCGCCTGCGGATTGGACTTTCTTTATATCGAATCGGACACCGCATCTCCTTCCCGTTTCTTTAACGGACGTACACACACAATGGAACCGGTGTTGTTTCAAAATATCGGCATGGACATCCACTGGCAGTCTGGCGATGAGTTTCCGGCAGCCGCCATCAAGCAAAATTTGGACAAAAACATTCCGGTACTCGCTCTGACCGATCTGCATTACCTGGAATACTACAACACGAAGACCCATTTTTCGCTGCACGGCATTGTAATCGCCGGGTACGATGACGAACGGCGCGTCTTTTTCGTCGCAGACACGGAACGTGACGGTTTGCAGGAAACTTCTTATGACAACCTGGCCCATGCGATGGACTCCAAGGAAGGTTCGGTGCCGCTGGCAAATCATTGGATGGCTATCGAACAGATCCCTGCTTTTGATTTGGTTGTCTCCATGCAAAAGGCAATTGTAATGAATGCGAAACGGATGCTGCAGCCGCCTGACCAAACGAGCGGTTTGCCCGCCCTGCGATCGTTTGCCTCCCGCATGGAAAAATGGGATCAACTGCCCGATTGGAAATGGGTCGCCCGATTCGGCTATCAGGTGATCGAAAAACGCGGCACGGGCGGCGGCGCTTTTCGTAAGATGTACGCCACCTTTTTGCAGGAAGCGGAACAACTGTTGAAAAACGAATCGTTCCGTCAACTGCAGCCATCCGTTAAAATGAATCAACTCTCTCTGAAGTGGACCGATTTGGCAATGGTTCTGAAAGAAATCAGTGAATCTGACCAGCCCGATTTTACACCGGCCGTTTCGATTGCCCGCGAAATCGCGGATAGTGAACAACTGTTTTTTGAAAACATAGAGCTTGCTTTCCGTGCCTGA
- a CDS encoding acyl-CoA carboxylase subunit beta, translating to MSLEKELKERIERIKQGGAPKYHRKNEEDGKLFVRQRLELLFDPGFQLEDALFANCLADDLPADGVVTAIGKINGQTVCVMANDSTVKAGSWGARTVEKIVRIQETADKMRVPLLYLVDSAGARITDQIEMFPGRRGAGRIFYNQVKLSGKIPQICLLFGPSAAGGAYIPAFCDIVVMVDGNASMYLGSPRMAEMVIGEQVSLEEMGGARMHCSVSGCGDVLAANEQEAIAFARRYLSYFPANFAERPPCVEAKPVKPFEKSLEEIIPVNQNALFNMYDLIERIVDDGSFLEIKKLFAAELITGLARMEGRPIGIIANQPRVKGGVLFHDSADKAARFITLCDAFHIPLLFLADVPGFMIGTKVERAGIIRHGAKMISAMSEATVPKISVIVRKAYGAGLYAMAGPAFEPDCCLALPTAQIAVMGPEAAVNAVYANKIAELPDSERAAFIEEKREEYRKDIDLYRLASEMVIDGIIPANSLRDELSARFAAYASKHLTFSDRKHPVYPV from the coding sequence TTGTCATTGGAAAAAGAATTAAAGGAACGGATCGAGCGGATCAAGCAAGGCGGAGCTCCCAAATATCACCGGAAGAATGAAGAGGACGGCAAACTGTTTGTCCGGCAGCGGTTAGAGTTGCTGTTTGATCCCGGCTTCCAACTGGAGGATGCTCTGTTTGCCAACTGTCTGGCGGACGACCTGCCGGCAGACGGGGTGGTGACAGCGATCGGCAAAATTAACGGACAGACGGTTTGCGTGATGGCCAATGATTCGACGGTGAAAGCCGGTTCTTGGGGAGCGCGCACGGTGGAGAAAATCGTCCGGATTCAGGAAACGGCTGACAAAATGCGGGTGCCCTTGCTCTATTTGGTCGATTCGGCAGGTGCGAGAATCACCGACCAGATTGAAATGTTCCCAGGCCGACGGGGAGCCGGGCGAATTTTTTACAATCAGGTGAAGCTGTCGGGCAAAATTCCCCAGATCTGTCTACTGTTTGGACCGTCAGCTGCGGGGGGAGCGTATATCCCGGCGTTTTGCGACATTGTCGTCATGGTCGATGGAAACGCCTCCATGTATCTGGGATCGCCACGCATGGCAGAAATGGTAATCGGCGAACAGGTCAGTCTGGAGGAAATGGGCGGTGCCCGCATGCACTGCTCTGTATCCGGCTGCGGCGATGTTCTGGCGGCCAACGAGCAGGAAGCGATCGCGTTTGCGCGCCGGTATTTGTCTTATTTTCCGGCCAATTTTGCAGAGCGGCCGCCCTGTGTGGAAGCAAAACCGGTAAAACCGTTTGAAAAATCGCTGGAAGAGATCATCCCGGTAAATCAGAATGCGCTGTTCAACATGTACGATCTGATTGAACGGATTGTGGATGACGGATCGTTTCTGGAAATCAAGAAGCTGTTTGCAGCGGAACTGATTACCGGACTGGCGCGCATGGAAGGGCGGCCGATTGGGATTATCGCCAATCAGCCGCGCGTCAAAGGCGGTGTGCTGTTTCACGATTCGGCCGATAAGGCGGCCCGGTTCATTACGTTGTGCGATGCGTTTCACATTCCGCTTTTGTTTCTGGCGGATGTGCCCGGTTTCATGATTGGCACCAAAGTGGAGCGGGCCGGTATTATCCGGCATGGCGCAAAAATGATCTCTGCCATGTCGGAAGCGACCGTACCCAAAATCTCTGTGATTGTTCGGAAAGCTTATGGTGCCGGGCTTTATGCGATGGCAGGACCCGCCTTCGAACCGGACTGCTGCCTGGCGCTGCCGACCGCCCAGATTGCAGTGATGGGACCAGAAGCGGCGGTGAATGCGGTATATGCCAACAAAATCGCAGAACTGCCAGATTCAGAGCGGGCCGCGTTTATCGAAGAGAAACGGGAGGAATACCGAAAAGACATCGATCTTTACCGATTGGCGTCTGAAATGGTGATCGATGGCATTATACCGGCGAATTCCCTGCGCGACGAGCTATCCGCCCGGTTTGCCGCTTATGCCTCCAAGCACTTGACGTTCTCGGACCGAAAACATCCGGTGTATCCGGTTTAG
- a CDS encoding enoyl-CoA hydratase-related protein — MQTKSVLLEKRDSGIAVLTLNRPQAANALSLQLLYELHEAIFDIKFDRSVRCVIVTGAGDRSFCAGADLKERAAMDPTQVRKTLSLIRNNINELELLPQPVIAAVNGVAFGGGTELALACDIRIASEQAKFGLTETSLAIGLVEYVMPGGELIAKSLQIAEQIARNAPIAVAQAKFAVDRGYDVDLHSGLAIEGSAYELTIPTKDRLEGLQAFREKRPPVYRGE; from the coding sequence ATGCAGACAAAATCGGTGTTATTGGAAAAACGGGACAGCGGCATCGCGGTTCTGACACTCAACCGGCCGCAGGCGGCCAATGCTCTTTCGCTGCAGCTCCTTTATGAACTGCACGAGGCGATTTTTGACATCAAATTTGACCGTTCTGTTCGTTGTGTAATTGTAACAGGGGCGGGCGATCGATCATTTTGTGCCGGAGCGGATTTGAAAGAGCGGGCGGCGATGGATCCTACACAGGTTCGCAAAACGCTCTCTTTAATCAGAAACAACATCAACGAACTGGAACTGCTGCCGCAGCCGGTTATTGCGGCGGTGAACGGCGTTGCGTTTGGCGGCGGCACCGAACTCGCCCTGGCGTGTGATATTCGAATCGCGTCCGAACAGGCAAAATTCGGCCTTACCGAAACATCGTTGGCAATCGGTCTTGTTGAATATGTAATGCCCGGTGGAGAACTGATTGCCAAGTCGCTGCAGATTGCAGAACAAATTGCCCGCAATGCGCCCATTGCGGTGGCGCAGGCAAAGTTTGCAGTTGACAGGGGATATGATGTCGACTTGCACAGCGGGTTGGCCATTGAGGGAAGCGCCTATGAACTTACGATTCCTACGAAAGATCGGTTGGAAGGGTTGCAGGCGTTTCGGGAAAAGCGCCCCCCTGTCTATCGAGGAGAGTAA
- a CDS encoding acetyl-CoA carboxylase biotin carboxyl carrier protein subunit, whose protein sequence is MNQVLASMAGNVWKVLVQAGDQIEAGQEVVILESMKMEIPIEAETAGTVKAVKVQEGDFVNEGDLLVEFE, encoded by the coding sequence ATGAATCAGGTATTGGCAAGTATGGCAGGAAACGTCTGGAAAGTGTTGGTGCAGGCAGGTGACCAGATAGAAGCGGGACAGGAAGTTGTCATTCTTGAATCAATGAAAATGGAAATCCCGATTGAGGCGGAGACAGCCGGCACGGTGAAAGCGGTAAAGGTGCAGGAAGGGGATTTTGTGAACGAGGGGGATCTGCTGGTTGAATTCGAGTAG